The proteins below are encoded in one region of Streptomyces ficellus:
- a CDS encoding APC family permease — MSSKTTPGACPGSAERQPAAARLRTGTLGTADITFFVVSAAAPLTVMAGVAPIAIVLGGIGAPVAYLIAGVTLTVFAVGFTTMSRHVRSGGAFYAYIAQGLGKPLGIGAALLAVVGYNGMEIGVYGLLGSAGADTAHALWGVDVPWLPIALAGLLLVWYGGHRSIDFGAKVLGVLLVAETGILVLLAGGVLLRGGADGLSLASFAPDNVLVPGTAAVLAFAFIAFTGFESTVIYRREARDPGRTVPRATYIAVCFLGVFYAFVVWAVIQAFGDAAVVEAAANDPGGLFFAAITTYVGAWAADLMHLLIVTSVLASLLAFHNAINRYALALAEEGVLPAALGRVHPRHGSPYLAGAAQTVLGLVVVLSFALAGADPYTQLLLWVNTPGGIGLMVLQLLAAIAVPCYFRRVRHGEGAFRTVVAPVVAAVLLTAAIGLVVSEIDAFTGASATVNTVLVALVPGVLLLGLLLAVRLRRGRPEVYARFAEEPTE; from the coding sequence GTGTCCTCCAAGACGACCCCCGGGGCGTGCCCGGGGAGCGCCGAACGGCAGCCCGCCGCGGCCCGGCTCCGCACCGGCACCCTCGGCACCGCCGACATCACCTTCTTCGTCGTCTCCGCCGCCGCCCCGCTCACCGTCATGGCGGGCGTCGCGCCCATCGCCATCGTGCTGGGCGGCATCGGCGCCCCCGTCGCCTACCTGATCGCCGGCGTCACGCTCACGGTCTTCGCCGTCGGGTTCACCACCATGAGCCGCCACGTCCGCAGCGGCGGCGCCTTCTACGCGTACATCGCACAAGGGCTCGGCAAGCCCCTCGGCATCGGCGCCGCGCTCCTCGCCGTCGTCGGCTACAACGGCATGGAGATCGGGGTGTACGGCCTGCTCGGCAGCGCGGGCGCCGACACCGCCCACGCCCTGTGGGGCGTCGACGTGCCCTGGCTGCCGATCGCCCTCGCCGGGCTGCTCCTCGTCTGGTACGGCGGCCACCGCTCCATCGACTTCGGCGCCAAGGTCCTCGGCGTCCTCCTCGTCGCCGAGACGGGGATCCTGGTCCTCCTCGCGGGCGGCGTCCTGCTGCGGGGCGGCGCCGACGGGCTGTCCCTCGCCTCGTTCGCCCCGGACAACGTCCTCGTCCCCGGCACCGCGGCCGTCCTCGCGTTCGCGTTCATCGCCTTCACCGGCTTCGAGTCGACGGTCATCTACCGCCGCGAGGCCCGCGACCCGGGCCGCACCGTCCCCCGCGCCACCTACATCGCGGTCTGCTTCCTCGGGGTGTTCTACGCGTTCGTCGTCTGGGCCGTCATCCAGGCCTTCGGCGACGCGGCCGTCGTCGAGGCGGCGGCGAACGACCCCGGCGGCCTGTTCTTCGCCGCCATCACCACCTATGTGGGCGCCTGGGCCGCCGACCTGATGCACCTCCTCATCGTCACGAGCGTCCTCGCGTCCCTGCTGGCCTTCCACAACGCCATCAACCGCTACGCCCTCGCCCTCGCCGAGGAGGGCGTCCTGCCCGCGGCCCTCGGCAGGGTGCACCCCCGGCACGGCTCGCCGTACCTGGCGGGCGCCGCCCAGACCGTCCTCGGGCTGGTCGTCGTCCTGTCCTTCGCGCTCGCCGGCGCCGACCCGTACACCCAGCTGCTGCTCTGGGTGAACACCCCCGGCGGGATCGGGCTGATGGTGCTCCAGCTCCTCGCCGCGATCGCCGTCCCCTGCTACTTCCGCCGCGTCCGGCACGGCGAGGGGGCCTTCCGCACGGTCGTCGCGCCCGTCGTCGCCGCCGTGCTCCTCACCGCCGCGATCGGGCTCGTCGTGTCCGAGATCGACGCCTTCACCGGAGCGTCGGCCACCGTCAACACCGTCCTGGTCGCCCTCGTCCCCGGCGTCCTCCTCCTCGGCCTGCTGCTCGCCGTCCGCCTGCGCCGCGGCCGCCCCGAGGTGTACGCCCGGTTCGCCGAGGAACCCACCGAATGA
- a CDS encoding amidohydrolase, giving the protein MPAADLVLTGAKVRTLDPARPHATAVAVRDGLIAAVGDASDARDWTGPGTETVDLAGAALTPGLTDSHSHPVWGLDMATGLDLSGVTDVDGLRAALRGAERTGGWILGYGLDHNAFGGRPVDRALVEDAVPDVPVFLRLYDGHSALVNGVALRAAGIDGPRSFAQRSEIVCDATGRPTGHLVEHAAMALVTAVLPKPSHDERRTRLVALLSAMAATGLTGAHVMDLGDGDVPDLLTAVEATGDLPLRLRLAPWCMPGADAGALDELVALQRLRGRDWLVGGVKFFMDGTVEGGTAWLEHPDCHGRGTEAFWPDPAAYSAAVRTLHAAGVRTATHAIGDAAVRHVLDTVASLGESGRLAHRIEHIETVPAGQLARFAELGVIASMQPPHTAYTRADHTDEWSRRLGDERAGRAWRCRDLRDTGAYVALGSDWPIAHYDARQVLATARVPRGAAAAGRALTGLMALEGCTTHAAVAAGEQTVAGRIAPGLRADLTAFAVDPVDAPADEVADAPVRLTVSSGRVTHRAL; this is encoded by the coding sequence GTGCCCGCAGCCGATCTGGTCCTCACCGGCGCCAAGGTCCGCACCCTCGACCCCGCCCGGCCGCACGCCACCGCCGTCGCCGTACGGGACGGGCTGATCGCCGCCGTCGGCGACGCCTCCGACGCCCGCGACTGGACGGGGCCCGGCACCGAGACCGTCGACCTCGCCGGGGCGGCCCTCACCCCCGGCCTCACCGACTCCCACAGCCACCCCGTGTGGGGCCTGGACATGGCGACGGGCCTCGACCTGTCGGGGGTCACCGACGTCGACGGGCTGCGGGCGGCCCTGCGCGGCGCCGAACGCACCGGCGGCTGGATCCTCGGGTACGGACTCGACCACAACGCGTTCGGCGGCCGCCCGGTCGACCGGGCCCTCGTCGAGGACGCCGTACCGGACGTACCCGTCTTCCTCCGGCTCTACGACGGCCACTCCGCCCTCGTCAACGGCGTCGCCCTGCGGGCCGCCGGGATCGACGGCCCACGCTCCTTCGCCCAGCGCTCCGAGATCGTGTGCGACGCGACCGGCCGGCCCACCGGCCACCTCGTCGAGCACGCGGCGATGGCCCTGGTGACCGCCGTGCTCCCGAAGCCCTCGCACGACGAGCGGCGCACCCGGCTCGTCGCGCTGCTGTCGGCGATGGCCGCCACCGGGCTCACCGGCGCGCACGTCATGGACCTCGGCGACGGCGACGTACCCGACCTGCTGACGGCCGTGGAGGCGACCGGGGACCTGCCGCTGCGGCTCAGGCTGGCGCCCTGGTGCATGCCGGGCGCCGACGCGGGGGCCCTGGACGAACTGGTCGCGCTGCAACGGCTGCGCGGCCGCGACTGGCTGGTCGGCGGGGTGAAGTTCTTCATGGACGGCACCGTCGAGGGCGGCACCGCCTGGCTGGAGCACCCCGACTGCCACGGCCGCGGCACCGAGGCCTTCTGGCCCGACCCGGCCGCGTACAGCGCCGCCGTGCGCACGCTGCACGCGGCCGGGGTCCGCACGGCCACCCACGCGATCGGCGACGCGGCCGTGCGGCACGTCCTGGACACGGTGGCGTCGCTGGGGGAGAGCGGCCGGCTGGCGCACCGGATCGAGCACATCGAGACGGTGCCCGCCGGTCAGCTCGCCCGCTTCGCCGAACTGGGCGTCATCGCCTCGATGCAGCCGCCCCACACGGCGTACACCCGCGCCGACCACACCGACGAGTGGTCCCGGCGGCTCGGCGACGAGCGGGCCGGACGCGCCTGGCGGTGCCGCGACCTGCGCGACACGGGCGCGTACGTCGCCCTCGGCTCCGACTGGCCGATCGCCCACTACGACGCCCGGCAGGTTCTGGCCACGGCCCGCGTCCCGCGCGGCGCGGCGGCCGCCGGGCGGGCCCTGACGGGGCTGATGGCCCTGGAGGGGTGCACGACCCACGCGGCGGTCGCGGCGGGCGAACAGACGGTGGCCGGGCGGATCGCACCGGGTCTGCGGGCCGACCTCACGGCCTTCGCCGTGGACCCGGTCGACGCCCCCGCCGACGAGGTCGCCGACGCCCCGGTCCGGCTGACCGTCTCCTCGGGCCGGGTGACGCACCGGGCGCTGTGA
- a CDS encoding pentapeptide repeat-containing protein, which translates to MAVSLPGLAALGALLFTWLQGGQASKELRINESGQITNRFNAAIGNLGSASLDVRLGGIYALQRIMQDSARDHPTVVSVLAAFVRQHAGSSAESKKGPTRMTAPAGYHAPPVDVRAAYAVLARRQPDRDSGTSVDLSKTDLRGLRVTERIRIRFPGADLTEADLRYADLTGADLQRANLVGSNVEKAILDKADLTGADLGQATLRASSFDGADLRKADVSCEGFSVEPGGKETLAGCTNLEYAHLNNANLRGANLTGVDLRWAVLTGADLRDANLTDADLRNTDLTGAKMAGAKMLRTKTASARGLPKRS; encoded by the coding sequence GTGGCGGTCAGCTTGCCGGGGCTGGCAGCGCTGGGGGCGCTGTTGTTCACCTGGCTGCAGGGGGGTCAGGCCAGCAAGGAGCTGCGGATCAACGAGTCCGGCCAGATCACGAACAGATTCAATGCCGCGATCGGCAATCTGGGGTCTGCCTCGTTGGACGTGCGGCTGGGTGGGATCTACGCCCTTCAGCGGATCATGCAGGACTCTGCCAGGGATCATCCCACCGTGGTATCCGTGCTTGCCGCCTTCGTACGCCAGCACGCGGGCAGCAGTGCGGAGAGCAAGAAGGGGCCGACCCGCATGACCGCTCCGGCGGGATACCACGCGCCGCCTGTCGATGTCCGGGCGGCGTATGCCGTGCTGGCTCGGCGCCAACCGGACCGCGACTCAGGGACATCCGTCGATCTGAGCAAAACGGATCTTCGCGGCCTCCGTGTGACAGAGAGAATCCGCATCCGGTTTCCCGGAGCGGATCTGACCGAGGCGGACCTCCGCTACGCCGACCTGACGGGCGCGGACCTCCAGAGAGCGAACCTGGTCGGGTCGAACGTCGAGAAGGCGATCCTGGACAAGGCGGACCTCACGGGTGCTGACTTGGGCCAGGCAACGTTGAGAGCATCTTCGTTCGACGGGGCGGACCTTCGCAAGGCAGACGTTTCCTGCGAGGGATTCTCCGTGGAACCAGGCGGCAAGGAAACGCTGGCTGGTTGCACAAATCTCGAGTATGCCCACCTGAACAACGCGAACCTCCGCGGCGCCAACCTGACGGGCGTCGACCTGAGGTGGGCCGTTCTGACCGGTGCGGATCTCCGAGACGCCAACCTGACGGACGCGGACCTCCGGAACACTGACCTGACAGGCGCCAAGATGGCGGGTGCGAAGATGCTCCGCACGAAGACCGCCAGCGCACGTGGACTGCCGAAGCGTTCATGA
- a CDS encoding DUF3574 domain-containing protein has product MPFATTTRTRLALTTAAALLAAGAPAAYAALGDPAPAPATTTNTTVAVEGEAYLETRLLFGTERPDGGPAVTDAQFMAFVDREVTPAFPEGLTVQDGRGQWRDASGRIERERSYELTLLYPASQARERHPRIERIRGAYARAFGQESVARLDERTTADF; this is encoded by the coding sequence ATGCCGTTCGCGACCACCACCCGCACCCGCCTGGCCCTCACCACCGCGGCCGCCCTCCTCGCGGCCGGCGCGCCCGCCGCGTACGCCGCCCTCGGCGACCCGGCCCCCGCACCGGCAACCACCACCAACACCACCGTTGCCGTCGAGGGCGAGGCCTACCTGGAGACCCGGCTGCTCTTCGGGACCGAGCGGCCCGACGGCGGGCCGGCCGTCACGGACGCGCAGTTCATGGCGTTCGTCGACCGGGAGGTCACGCCCGCCTTCCCGGAGGGGCTGACCGTGCAGGACGGGCGCGGGCAGTGGCGGGACGCGAGCGGGAGGATCGAGCGGGAGCGCTCCTACGAGCTGACCCTGCTGTACCCGGCGTCGCAGGCGCGCGAGCGCCACCCGCGGATCGAGCGGATCCGCGGTGCGTACGCCCGGGCCTTCGGGCAGGAGTCGGTGGCCCGCCTCGACGAACGGACCACGGCCGACTTCTGA
- a CDS encoding aldehyde dehydrogenase family protein: MKAHDGMYIDGAWRPAAGTDTIAVVNPADEQVIAHVPAGTAEDVDAAVRAARAAFPAWAATPPAERAALIAALRDALAARKDEIAATVTAELGAPPQAAQAIHAGLPVAVAGTYADLAATYGFEEEAGNSTVLLEPVGVVGAITPWNYPLHQIVAKVAPALAAGCTVVLKPAEDTPLTARHFAEAAHEAGLPAGVFNLVTGLGPVAGQALAEHPGVDMVSFTGSTAVGRRIGAVAGGAVKRVALELGGKSANVILPGADLAKAVAVGVANVMSNSGQTCSAWTRMLVHRDQYDEAVALAAQAVGKYVPGDRIGPLVNAKQQERVRGYIEQGVAEGARLVAGGPEAPLDKGYYVSPTVFADVTPAMTIAQEEIFGPVVSILAYEDEDDALRIANGTVYGLAGAVWAADDETAVAFARRMETGQVDINGGRFNPLAPFGGYKQSGVGRELGAHGLAEYLQTKSLQF, encoded by the coding sequence ATGAAGGCCCACGACGGGATGTACATCGACGGGGCGTGGCGGCCCGCCGCCGGCACCGACACCATCGCGGTGGTGAACCCGGCGGACGAGCAGGTCATCGCCCACGTCCCGGCCGGCACCGCCGAGGACGTGGACGCCGCCGTCCGCGCCGCCCGCGCGGCCTTCCCCGCGTGGGCCGCCACCCCGCCCGCCGAGCGGGCCGCCCTGATCGCCGCGCTGCGCGACGCCCTCGCGGCCCGCAAGGACGAGATCGCCGCGACCGTCACCGCCGAGCTGGGCGCCCCGCCGCAGGCGGCCCAGGCCATCCACGCAGGCCTGCCCGTGGCGGTCGCCGGGACGTACGCCGACCTGGCCGCGACGTACGGCTTCGAGGAGGAGGCCGGGAACTCCACGGTCCTGCTGGAACCGGTCGGCGTCGTCGGTGCGATCACGCCCTGGAACTACCCGCTCCACCAGATCGTCGCCAAGGTGGCGCCCGCCCTGGCCGCCGGGTGCACGGTCGTCCTCAAGCCGGCCGAGGACACGCCCCTGACCGCCCGGCACTTCGCCGAGGCGGCGCACGAAGCGGGCCTGCCCGCCGGGGTGTTCAACCTGGTCACCGGGCTCGGACCGGTCGCCGGCCAGGCCCTCGCCGAGCACCCCGGGGTGGACATGGTCTCCTTCACCGGCTCCACCGCCGTCGGCCGGAGGATCGGCGCCGTCGCCGGCGGGGCCGTCAAGCGGGTCGCGCTGGAGCTCGGCGGCAAGTCCGCCAACGTCATCCTCCCGGGCGCCGACCTCGCCAAGGCGGTCGCCGTGGGCGTCGCCAACGTCATGTCCAACTCCGGCCAGACGTGCAGCGCCTGGACCCGGATGCTCGTCCACCGCGACCAGTACGACGAGGCGGTCGCGCTCGCCGCCCAGGCCGTCGGCAAGTACGTGCCGGGCGACCGGATCGGCCCGCTGGTCAACGCCAAGCAGCAGGAGCGGGTCCGCGGCTACATCGAGCAGGGCGTCGCGGAGGGCGCCCGGCTGGTCGCCGGCGGCCCCGAAGCGCCCCTCGACAAGGGCTACTACGTCAGCCCCACCGTCTTCGCCGATGTCACGCCCGCCATGACCATCGCCCAGGAGGAGATCTTCGGCCCGGTCGTCTCGATCCTGGCGTACGAGGACGAGGACGACGCCCTGCGGATCGCCAACGGCACCGTCTACGGCCTGGCCGGAGCGGTGTGGGCGGCGGACGACGAGACGGCCGTCGCGTTCGCGCGCCGCATGGAGACGGGCCAGGTCGACATCAACGGCGGCCGCTTCAACCCGCTCGCCCCCTTCGGCGGCTACAAGCAGTCCGGCGTCGGGCGCGAGCTGGGCGCGCACGGACTCGCCGAGTACCTCCAGACCAAGTCCCTCCAGTTCTGA
- a CDS encoding Zn-dependent alcohol dehydrogenase, translating to MVRAAVLPAIGAPLEITGIELPEPGPGQVRIRLAAAGVCHSDLSLSNGTMRVPVPAVLGHEGAGTVLAVGEGVTHVAPGDGVVLNWAPSCGSCHACSLGEVWLCADALTGAGSVYAVTEDGTELHPGLNVAAFAEETVVAANCVLPVPDGVPLTDAALLGCAVLTGYGAVHHSARVREGESVVVFGVGGVGLATLQAARIAGAGTIVAVDVSPEKEELARRAGATEYLVASETTARQVRGLTGGHGADVAIECVGRAATIRAAWDSTRRGGRTTVVGIGGKDQQVTFNALEIFHWGRTLSGCVYGNSDPAADLPVLAAHVRAGRLDLGALVTERIALDGIPAAFDNMLAGKGGRALVVF from the coding sequence GTGGTCCGCGCCGCCGTCCTGCCTGCCATAGGTGCTCCCCTGGAGATCACCGGCATCGAACTCCCGGAGCCCGGGCCCGGCCAGGTGAGGATCCGCCTCGCCGCCGCCGGTGTCTGCCACTCCGACCTGTCCCTGTCGAACGGCACCATGCGGGTCCCGGTGCCCGCCGTCCTCGGCCACGAGGGCGCCGGAACCGTGCTCGCGGTCGGCGAGGGCGTCACCCACGTCGCCCCCGGCGACGGCGTCGTCCTCAACTGGGCACCGTCCTGCGGCTCCTGCCACGCCTGCTCGCTCGGCGAGGTGTGGCTGTGCGCCGACGCCCTCACCGGGGCGGGCAGCGTCTACGCCGTCACCGAGGACGGCACCGAACTCCACCCGGGCCTGAACGTCGCCGCGTTCGCCGAGGAGACCGTGGTCGCGGCGAACTGCGTACTGCCCGTCCCCGACGGCGTACCCCTCACCGACGCGGCCCTCCTCGGCTGCGCCGTCCTCACCGGGTACGGGGCGGTCCACCACTCGGCGCGGGTCCGCGAGGGCGAGTCGGTCGTCGTGTTCGGCGTCGGCGGCGTGGGCCTCGCCACGCTCCAGGCCGCCCGGATCGCCGGCGCGGGCACGATCGTCGCCGTCGACGTGTCGCCGGAGAAGGAGGAGCTCGCCCGCCGGGCCGGCGCCACCGAGTACCTCGTCGCCTCCGAGACCACCGCCAGGCAGGTCCGGGGGCTCACCGGGGGGCACGGCGCCGACGTGGCGATCGAGTGCGTCGGCCGCGCCGCCACCATCCGCGCCGCCTGGGACTCGACCCGGCGCGGCGGGCGGACCACGGTCGTCGGCATCGGCGGCAAGGACCAGCAGGTGACGTTCAACGCCCTGGAGATCTTCCACTGGGGCCGCACGCTCTCCGGCTGCGTGTACGGCAACTCCGACCCGGCCGCCGACCTGCCCGTCCTCGCCGCCCACGTCCGGGCGGGCCGGCTCGACCTGGGCGCGCTCGTCACCGAGCGGATCGCGCTGGACGGCATCCCGGCGGCGTTCGACAACATGCTCGCGGGCAAGGGCGGACGGGCGCTGGTCGTCTTCTAG
- a CDS encoding MFS transporter, which yields MDTAPPPATPPTTTPSERARRKVATAAALASAVEWYDYFVFGIAAALVLGDLYFPSGSPSAGVLAAFATFAVGFLARPVGGIIAGQLGDKRGRKPMLVLALTLMGLATTGIGLLPTYETIGIAAPLLLVLFRVLQGIAVGAQWGGAMLMATEYAPEGKRGLYGSLVQLGVPIGVVTANTVFLAAGAFTDDAAFAAWGWRLPFLVGFLVLGLAWYIHTRVEETPEFKAAERALSQEEQSRARSPLRTILRRHLGTVFLAGGSFAVNTATFYIIITGVLDYATRELHMERSAVLTVSLCVSLTQLVLIPAAAALSDRIGRLRIYALGAAGLLLWAVPLFLLIDTASLLWLAVGTFVTSCFLSIMYGPQAALFAELFTAEMRYTGASLGYQIAAVFGGGLAPFVMVLLLETTGTSMAVSGYIMGLAVIALVSIKVLASRAAPR from the coding sequence ATGGACACGGCACCCCCGCCCGCCACACCACCCACCACCACCCCCAGCGAACGCGCCCGCCGGAAGGTGGCCACCGCGGCCGCGCTCGCCTCGGCCGTCGAGTGGTACGACTACTTCGTCTTCGGCATCGCCGCCGCCCTCGTGCTCGGCGACCTCTACTTCCCCTCCGGCAGCCCGTCCGCCGGAGTCCTCGCCGCCTTCGCCACCTTCGCCGTGGGTTTCCTCGCACGGCCCGTCGGCGGCATCATCGCGGGCCAGCTCGGCGACAAGCGGGGCCGCAAGCCCATGCTCGTCCTGGCGCTCACCCTCATGGGCCTCGCCACCACCGGGATCGGCCTCCTGCCCACGTACGAGACGATCGGCATCGCCGCCCCGCTGCTGCTCGTCCTCTTCCGCGTCCTCCAGGGCATCGCCGTCGGCGCCCAGTGGGGCGGGGCGATGCTCATGGCCACCGAGTACGCCCCCGAGGGCAAGCGCGGCCTGTACGGCAGCCTCGTCCAGCTCGGCGTCCCGATCGGAGTGGTGACCGCCAACACCGTGTTCCTGGCCGCCGGGGCGTTCACCGACGACGCCGCCTTCGCGGCCTGGGGCTGGCGGCTGCCGTTCCTCGTCGGCTTCCTGGTCCTCGGCCTGGCCTGGTACATCCACACCCGCGTCGAGGAGACCCCCGAGTTCAAGGCGGCCGAACGCGCCCTGTCGCAGGAGGAGCAGAGCCGGGCCCGCTCGCCGCTGCGCACCATCCTGCGCCGGCACCTCGGCACGGTCTTCCTGGCCGGCGGCTCGTTCGCCGTCAACACCGCGACCTTCTACATCATCATCACCGGAGTCCTGGACTACGCGACCCGCGAACTCCACATGGAACGGAGCGCCGTCCTCACCGTCTCGCTCTGCGTCAGCCTCACCCAACTGGTGCTCATACCGGCCGCGGCGGCCCTGTCCGACCGCATCGGACGGCTGCGGATCTACGCGCTCGGTGCGGCCGGGCTGCTGCTGTGGGCGGTCCCGCTGTTCCTGCTCATCGACACCGCCTCACTGCTCTGGCTGGCCGTCGGCACGTTCGTCACCAGCTGTTTCCTCAGCATCATGTACGGGCCGCAGGCGGCACTGTTCGCCGAGCTGTTCACCGCCGAGATGCGCTACACCGGTGCCTCGCTCGGCTACCAGATCGCCGCGGTGTTCGGCGGCGGGCTGGCGCCGTTCGTGATGGTGCTGCTGCTGGAGACCACCGGTACGTCCATGGCCGTCTCCGGCTACATCATGGGCCTCGCCGTGATCGCCCTGGTCTCCATCAAGGTCCTGGCCTCCCGGGCCGCCCCCCGGTAG
- a CDS encoding DMT family transporter: protein MTNSPRVLPLAAAAVTVVLWASAFVSIRSAGDAYSPGALALGRLLAGALTLGCFLLVRRAGLPPRAAWPGIVVSGLLWFGVYMVVLNWGEQEVDAGTAAMLVNIGPVLIVLLGSRLLGEPLPRRLPAGIVVSFAGAVAVGLSMSDEGHASVLGVLLCLLAAVGYAAGVVAQKPALRHAGALQVTTFGCLVGAVACLPFTGQLVDQAGRAPLSATLNMVYLGVFPTALAFTTWAYALARTTAGRMGATTYAVPALVVLMSWLFLDELPGALTLAGGALCLAGVAVSRSRPRTSGGAGAGSAGPATGGRPGRPGP from the coding sequence ATGACGAACTCGCCACGTGTCCTACCGCTCGCCGCGGCGGCGGTCACCGTCGTGCTGTGGGCGTCGGCCTTCGTGTCGATCCGCAGTGCCGGTGACGCCTACTCCCCCGGCGCCCTGGCTCTGGGACGGCTGCTCGCCGGGGCGCTCACGCTCGGGTGCTTCCTGCTGGTGCGCCGGGCGGGGTTGCCGCCGCGCGCCGCGTGGCCGGGGATCGTGGTGTCCGGGCTCCTCTGGTTCGGCGTCTACATGGTGGTGCTCAACTGGGGCGAGCAGGAGGTCGACGCCGGTACGGCCGCGATGCTGGTCAACATCGGCCCGGTGCTGATCGTGCTGCTCGGGTCCCGGCTGCTGGGCGAACCCCTGCCGCGGCGCCTGCCGGCGGGCATTGTGGTGTCGTTCGCGGGTGCGGTCGCCGTGGGGCTGTCGATGTCGGACGAGGGACACGCCTCCGTACTCGGGGTGCTGCTGTGCCTGCTGGCGGCGGTGGGTTACGCGGCCGGGGTCGTCGCCCAGAAGCCCGCGCTGCGGCACGCCGGCGCCCTGCAGGTCACGACGTTCGGGTGCCTGGTGGGGGCGGTGGCGTGCCTGCCGTTCACCGGGCAGCTGGTCGACCAGGCGGGCCGCGCGCCGCTGTCGGCCACGCTCAACATGGTCTATCTGGGCGTCTTCCCGACCGCGCTGGCGTTCACCACGTGGGCCTACGCGCTGGCGAGGACGACGGCGGGGCGGATGGGCGCCACGACGTACGCGGTGCCCGCGCTGGTGGTGCTGATGTCGTGGCTGTTCCTCGACGAGCTGCCGGGCGCGCTGACGCTCGCCGGCGGGGCGCTGTGCCTCGCGGGGGTGGCGGTGTCGCGCTCCCGGCCGCGGACGTCCGGCGGCGCCGGGGCCGGGAGCGCGGGTCCCGCTACCGGGGGGCGGCCCGGGAGGCCAGGACCTTGA